The following are from one region of the Takifugu rubripes chromosome 12, fTakRub1.2, whole genome shotgun sequence genome:
- the LOC101071594 gene encoding regulating synaptic membrane exocytosis protein 2-like isoform X7, producing the protein MSGPPAGAGSGPEMPDLSHLTEEERSIILSVMERQRKEEEKEQSMLKDEEQVQPSPTLWSPFSGFSQLVNNVAANVSEVLHVKSPTDEDAQTKLHQQFKQYKDQVKKLGDESQGAQVSRTESATCGVCLKTKFADGCGHACCYCQSRFCARCGGRVSLRANKVMWVCNVCRKKQDILTQSGDFYSTDHSSPGIPNPPTQVMSGVTGPLSNGATQQKLSPCGSYYDGADGRMPRSPSDHRLRPPHGYHGNREEEFQGRRRPIRDGRGRWHSQDHPLDQVQDERERRRRQEEEFQARYRSDPNLARYPVKPQPSEEAMRMLAQVGRVRHQRRHSDVSLANAVPEHLTPRRTALRQGYPRGAVGSVGPRSLSVDRVASHSSPTSPRHSPQHLDPNSTLRRKPAYESAAQRARAVAKMHVIGSFSSSEDELATTPEYTSCEEHDRDMDTHWWDHGAWHGEGVPTSTPVTWQPSKDGERLIGRILLNKRMKDGTVPADAGALLGLKVVGGKMTESGRLCAFITKVKRGSLADTVGRLRPGDQVLEWNGRVLQGATFNEVYNIILESKAEPQVELVVSRQARDVPREGSHLQLNSSSSSFDSQKVGPSISITSPMSPSFLAGQVSTVSRRPLVPRIQLKLWYDKVGHQLIVTVLGAKELPVRDDGRPRNPYVKIYFLPDRSDKSKRRTKTVKKSVEPRWNQTFMYSPVHQREFKERLLELTVWDQARVREEESQFLGEVLVELDSALLDDQPHWYKLQLHDVSSLPLPNASPYLQRRVLQPEDTLSSRRLQNKGPFYNSGSQRISDSEFSDYDCEDGIGVISDYRQNGRDFHSSTLSVPEQGMMGNHSSRSDMVRMRSRSPSQPPPQRYSRQTDRREYYYSRSRSADQRAMVDRPVYTRSHSTDRADSAHPGCRRSAPPSPSVTRTNLRGGSAQTSPSGTPVCGRRSRQLPIVPPKGAPDRSTLKDPSKMRDSLSLKSSDSDVSEVSAMSVDVRSASRIRPAAGAPITKSSSVGGEICSLGRNDDDDDDKKRRSSFGAKMMGLVGLGKKSQSASQLNPEEEEKKKKAVRLPVQRSVETGLAVEFKARFTRQPSRDPDAEDPKPGALIFPGVKLASDKQFTGFLEGLGPAQLAGRQTLATPPMGDIQIGMVYRKERLDVEVIRARGLVGKQGNKNTPAPYVKVYLMDNGKCVLKRRTRLARKTLDPLYQQQLQFEEHPEGKVLQIIVWGDYGRMDHKSFMGAAQILLDDLDLSNMVIGWFKLFPATSLVDPALAPLTNKEAEGKS; encoded by the exons ATGTCCGGACCGCCCGCCGGGGCCGGGTCGGGCCCGGAGATGCCGGACCTGAGCCACCtgacggaggaggagcggagcaTCATCCTGTCAGTGATGGAGCGGCAgcggaaggaggaggagaaggagcagagcaTGCTAAA GGATGAGGAGCAAGTGCAGCCTTCGCCCACCTT GTGGAGCCCGTTCTCAGGGTTCAGTCAGTTGGTCAATAATGTTGCGGCCAATGTGTCTGAGGTTCTGCACGTTAAAAGTCCGACTGACGAAGACGCGCAGAC GAAGTTACATCAGCAGTTTAAGCAGTACAAGGACCAGGTGAAGAAGCTGGGGGACGAGTCTCAGGGTGCACAGGTGTCCAGGACAGAGTCGGCTACCTGCGGAGTCTGCCTCAAAACAAAGTTTGCCGACGGCTGCGGCCatgcctgctgctactgccAGAGCCGCTTCTGTGCCCGCTGTGGGGGGCGTGTCTCCCTGAGAGCCAATAAG GTGATGTGGGTTTGTAAcgtctgcaggaagaaacaggacATCCTCACTCAGTCGGGGGACTTTTATTCCACCGACCACAGTTCTCCAGGGATTCCAAATCCACCTACACAGGTGATGTCAGGGGTCACTGGACCCCTGAGCAATGGAGCCACACAGCA GAAGCTGAGCCCCTGTGGGTCGTATTATGATGGTGCGGACGGCAGGATGCCTCGCTCGCCCTCCGACCACCGCTTACGCCCGCCACACGGCTACCATGGTAACAGGGAGGAGGAGTTTCAGGGCCGGAGGCGACCAATCAGAGATGGACGGGGTCGTTGGCACTCCCAG GACCACCCCCTGGACCAGGTCCAGGATGAGCGTGAGCGTCGGCGGcgccaggaggaggaatttCAGGCTCGTTACCGTAGTGACCCAAATCTGGCACGTTACCCGGTAAAGCCGCAGCCCAGCGAGGAGGCCATGAGGATGCTGGCACAAGTGGGGAGGGTCCGCCACCAGCGGCGGCACAGTGACGTCTCACTGGCGAACGCCGTGCCCGAACACCTGACCCCGAGACGCACAG ctctccGTCAGGGTTACCCTCGGGGAGCGGTTGGTTCTGTGGGTCCCAGGTCATTGTCAGTGGACCGGGTAGCCAGTCACAGCAGCCCCACGTCCCCACGCCACAGCCCTCAGCACCTAGACCCAAACTCCACCCTGAGGAGGAAGCCAGCCTATGAGAGTGCAGCACAGCGGGCGCGGGCGGTGGCGAAGATGCACGTGAttggcagcttcagcagctccgaGGACGAGCTGGCCACCACGCCAGAGTACACCAGCTGTGAGGAGCACGACC GAGACATGGACACCCATTGGTGGGACCATGGCGCCTGGCACGGCGAGGGCGTGCCCACCTCCACG CCGGTCACCTGGCAACCGTCCAAGGATGGAGAGCGTCTGATTGGCCGAATTCTCTTGAATAAGAGGATGAAGGACGGGACGGTTCCTGCGGACGCCGGAGCGCTGCTGGGACTAAAG gTGGTCGGAGGGAAGATGACAGAGTCCGGCCGGCTCTGCGCCTTCATCACTAAAGTGAAGCGAGGAAGTCTGGCTGACACGGTGGGCCGCCTGAGACCAG GGGATCAGGTTCTTGAGTGGAACGGCCGCGTTCTTCAAGGCGCAACTTTTAATGAGGTTTACAACATCATCCTTGAGTCCAAAGCGGAACCTCAGGTGGAGCTGGTGGTTTCCCGTCAAGCCAG AGACGTTCCCAGAGAGGGCAGCCACCTTCAGCTCAACTCCA GTTCCAGTTCCTTTGACTCACAGAAAGTTGGCCCTTCCATCTCCATCACGTCTCCCATGAGCCCCAGCTTTCTGGCCGGGCAGGTCTCT ACTGTGAGCAGGCGTCCGCTCGTTCCCAGAATTCAG TTGAAGCTGTGGTACGACAAAGTTGGTCATCAGCTGATCGTCACCGTGCTTGGAGCCAAAGAACTTCCTGTCCGGGACGATGGCCGACCGCGGAACCCTTATGTCAAGATCTACTTCCTGCCTGACAGAAG TGACAAGAGTAAGAGAAGAACAAAGACGGTAAAGAAATCGGTGGAACCTCGGTGGAACCAGACCTTCATGTACTCTCCGGTCCATCAGCGCGAATTCAAAGAGCGGTTGTTGGAGCTGACGGTCTGGGACCAGGCCCGGGTCCGTGAGGAAGAGAGCCAGTTCCTAGGAGAG GTCCTGGTAGAACTGGATTCAGCGCTGCTGGACGACCAGCCTCACTGGTACAAGCTGCAGCTTCACGACGTCTCCTCTCTGCCGCTGCCTAACGCCTCCCCCTACCTGCAGAGGAGAGTACTGCAGCCCGAAGACACTCTGAGCAGCAGAAGGCTGCAGA ACAAAGGTCCGTTCTATAACTCAG ggtCTCAGAGGATCAGTGACAGCGAGTTCTCAGATTATGACTGTGAAGACGGAATCGGGGTGATATCAG ACTACAGGCAGAATGGGCGGGACTTCCATAGCTCCACCCTCTCGGTGCCGGAGCAGGGGATGATGGGTAACCACAGCTCTCGCTCCGACATGGTGCGGATGAGGTCACGGTCGCCGAGTCAACCGCCACCTCAGAG GTACAGTCGGCAGACAGATCGGCGGGAGTATTATTACAGTCGCTCTCGGTCAGCAGACCAGCGAGCGATGGTGGACCGACCAGTCTACACCCGCTCGCATTCCACTGATCGGGCTGACTCCGCCCACCCCGGCTGCAGACGCTCCGCCCCTCCGTCCCCTAGCGTGACCAG AACAAACCTGCGAGGTGGGTCAGCGCAGACCAGCCCTTCAGGAACTCCAGTCTGTGGCCGTCGAAGTCGTCAGCTGCCAATCGTCCCACCCAAAGGAGCTCCAGACAGAA GTACACTGAAGGATCCATCAAAG ATGAGGGACAGTCTGTCCTTGAAGTCATCGGACAGTGACGTCAGCGAGGTGTCGGCCATGTCGGTGGACGTCCGCTCTGCCTCTAGGATCAG gccAGCAGCAGGGGCACCCATCACGAAGTCGTCAAGCGTCGGTGGCGAGATCTGCTCACTGGGACGcaacgacgacgacgacgacgacaaaAAGCGCCGCTCGAGCTTCGGGGCAAAGATGATGGGCTTGGTGGGACTGGGGAAGAAGAGCCAGAGCGCCTCGCAGCTCAACCCCGAGG aagaggagaagaagaaaaaggcggTGAGACTTCCTGTGCAGAGGAGCGTCGAAACCGGGTTGGCTGTTGAGTTTAAAGCTCGATTCACGCGGCAGCCGAGCCGCGACCCGGATGCAGAGGATCCCAAACCCGGAGC TTTGATATTTCCTGGAGTGAAGCTGGCATCAGACAAACAGTTCACAGGATTCCTGGAGGGTTTAGGCCCCGCCCAGTTGGCAGGACGCCAAACCCTAGCCACACCCCCTATGG GTGACATTCAGATCGGAATGGTGTACAGGAAGGAGCGCCTGGATGTGGAGGTGATCCGGGCCCGGGGGCTCGTGGGAAAACAAGGCAACAAGAACACACCAG ctccaTATGTGAAGGTGTATCTAATGGATAACGGGAAGTGTGTGTTGAAGAGACGAACTCGTTTGGCCAGAAAAACACTGGACCCCCTTTATCAGCAACAGCTTCAGTTTGAAGAACACCCGGAAGGAAAAGTtctgcag aTCATCGTGTGGGGCGATTATGGCCGAATGGATCACAAATCCTTCATGGGCGCCGCTCAGATCTTATTGGACGATCTGGATCTATCCAACATGGTTATTGGTTGGTTTAAACTGTTTCCAGCCACATCATTGGTGGACCCTGCTTTGGCCCCACTGACCAACAAGGAGGCAGAGGGCAAGTCATAG
- the LOC101071594 gene encoding regulating synaptic membrane exocytosis protein 2-like isoform X4, with translation MSGPPAGAGSGPEMPDLSHLTEEERSIILSVMERQRKEEEKEQSMLKDEEQVQPSPTLWSPFSGFSQLVNNVAANVSEVLHVKSPTDEDAQTKLHQQFKQYKDQVKKLGDESQGAQVSRTESATCGVCLKTKFADGCGHACCYCQSRFCARCGGRVSLRANKVMWVCNVCRKKQDILTQSGDFYSTDHSSPGIPNPPTQVMSGVTGPLSNGATQQKLSPCGSYYDGADGRMPRSPSDHRLRPPHGYHGNREEEFQGRRRPIRDGRGRWHSQDHPLDQVQDERERRRRQEEEFQARYRSDPNLARYPVKPQPSEEAMRMLAQVGRVRHQRRHSDVSLANAVPEHLTPRRTALRQGYPRGAVGSVGPRSLSVDRVASHSSPTSPRHSPQHLDPNSTLRRKPAYESAAQRARAVAKMHVIGSFSSSEDELATTPEYTSCEEHDRDMDTHWWDHGAWHGEGVPTSTPVTWQPSKDGERLIGRILLNKRMKDGTVPADAGALLGLKVVGGKMTESGRLCAFITKVKRGSLADTVGRLRPGDQVLEWNGRVLQGATFNEVYNIILESKAEPQVELVVSRQARDVPREGSHLQLNSSSSSFDSQKVGPSISITSPMSPSFLAGQVSLKLWYDKVGHQLIVTVLGAKELPVRDDGRPRNPYVKIYFLPDRSDKSKRRTKTVKKSVEPRWNQTFMYSPVHQREFKERLLELTVWDQARVREEESQFLGEVLVELDSALLDDQPHWYKLQLHDVSSLPLPNASPYLQRRVLQPEDTLSSRRLQRSQRISDSEFSDYDCEDGIGVISDYRQNGRDFHSSTLSVPEQGMMGNHSSRSDMVRMRSRSPSQPPPQRYSRQTDRREYYYSRSRSADQRAMVDRPVYTRSHSTDRADSAHPGCRRSAPPSPSVTRTNLRGGSAQTSPSGTPVCGRRSRQLPIVPPKGAPDRSTLKDPSKMRDSLSLKSSDSDVSEVSAMSVDVRSASRISQVEGQSVDLGSEGAQEVVGETEGGAILQKSQSLEEGEEGEEAAPETSKPAAGAPITKSSSVGGEICSLGRNDDDDDDKKRRSSFGAKMMGLVGLGKKSQSASQLNPEEEEKKKKAVRLPVQRSVETGLAVEFKARFTRQPSRDPDAEDPKPGALIFPGVKLASDKQFTGFLEGLGPAQLAGRQTLATPPMGDIQIGMVYRKERLDVEVIRARGLVGKQGNKNTPAPYVKVYLMDNGKCVLKRRTRLARKTLDPLYQQQLQFEEHPEGKVLQIIVWGDYGRMDHKSFMGAAQILLDDLDLSNMVIGWFKLFPATSLVDPALAPLTNKEAEGKS, from the exons ATGTCCGGACCGCCCGCCGGGGCCGGGTCGGGCCCGGAGATGCCGGACCTGAGCCACCtgacggaggaggagcggagcaTCATCCTGTCAGTGATGGAGCGGCAgcggaaggaggaggagaaggagcagagcaTGCTAAA GGATGAGGAGCAAGTGCAGCCTTCGCCCACCTT GTGGAGCCCGTTCTCAGGGTTCAGTCAGTTGGTCAATAATGTTGCGGCCAATGTGTCTGAGGTTCTGCACGTTAAAAGTCCGACTGACGAAGACGCGCAGAC GAAGTTACATCAGCAGTTTAAGCAGTACAAGGACCAGGTGAAGAAGCTGGGGGACGAGTCTCAGGGTGCACAGGTGTCCAGGACAGAGTCGGCTACCTGCGGAGTCTGCCTCAAAACAAAGTTTGCCGACGGCTGCGGCCatgcctgctgctactgccAGAGCCGCTTCTGTGCCCGCTGTGGGGGGCGTGTCTCCCTGAGAGCCAATAAG GTGATGTGGGTTTGTAAcgtctgcaggaagaaacaggacATCCTCACTCAGTCGGGGGACTTTTATTCCACCGACCACAGTTCTCCAGGGATTCCAAATCCACCTACACAGGTGATGTCAGGGGTCACTGGACCCCTGAGCAATGGAGCCACACAGCA GAAGCTGAGCCCCTGTGGGTCGTATTATGATGGTGCGGACGGCAGGATGCCTCGCTCGCCCTCCGACCACCGCTTACGCCCGCCACACGGCTACCATGGTAACAGGGAGGAGGAGTTTCAGGGCCGGAGGCGACCAATCAGAGATGGACGGGGTCGTTGGCACTCCCAG GACCACCCCCTGGACCAGGTCCAGGATGAGCGTGAGCGTCGGCGGcgccaggaggaggaatttCAGGCTCGTTACCGTAGTGACCCAAATCTGGCACGTTACCCGGTAAAGCCGCAGCCCAGCGAGGAGGCCATGAGGATGCTGGCACAAGTGGGGAGGGTCCGCCACCAGCGGCGGCACAGTGACGTCTCACTGGCGAACGCCGTGCCCGAACACCTGACCCCGAGACGCACAG ctctccGTCAGGGTTACCCTCGGGGAGCGGTTGGTTCTGTGGGTCCCAGGTCATTGTCAGTGGACCGGGTAGCCAGTCACAGCAGCCCCACGTCCCCACGCCACAGCCCTCAGCACCTAGACCCAAACTCCACCCTGAGGAGGAAGCCAGCCTATGAGAGTGCAGCACAGCGGGCGCGGGCGGTGGCGAAGATGCACGTGAttggcagcttcagcagctccgaGGACGAGCTGGCCACCACGCCAGAGTACACCAGCTGTGAGGAGCACGACC GAGACATGGACACCCATTGGTGGGACCATGGCGCCTGGCACGGCGAGGGCGTGCCCACCTCCACG CCGGTCACCTGGCAACCGTCCAAGGATGGAGAGCGTCTGATTGGCCGAATTCTCTTGAATAAGAGGATGAAGGACGGGACGGTTCCTGCGGACGCCGGAGCGCTGCTGGGACTAAAG gTGGTCGGAGGGAAGATGACAGAGTCCGGCCGGCTCTGCGCCTTCATCACTAAAGTGAAGCGAGGAAGTCTGGCTGACACGGTGGGCCGCCTGAGACCAG GGGATCAGGTTCTTGAGTGGAACGGCCGCGTTCTTCAAGGCGCAACTTTTAATGAGGTTTACAACATCATCCTTGAGTCCAAAGCGGAACCTCAGGTGGAGCTGGTGGTTTCCCGTCAAGCCAG AGACGTTCCCAGAGAGGGCAGCCACCTTCAGCTCAACTCCA GTTCCAGTTCCTTTGACTCACAGAAAGTTGGCCCTTCCATCTCCATCACGTCTCCCATGAGCCCCAGCTTTCTGGCCGGGCAGGTCTCT TTGAAGCTGTGGTACGACAAAGTTGGTCATCAGCTGATCGTCACCGTGCTTGGAGCCAAAGAACTTCCTGTCCGGGACGATGGCCGACCGCGGAACCCTTATGTCAAGATCTACTTCCTGCCTGACAGAAG TGACAAGAGTAAGAGAAGAACAAAGACGGTAAAGAAATCGGTGGAACCTCGGTGGAACCAGACCTTCATGTACTCTCCGGTCCATCAGCGCGAATTCAAAGAGCGGTTGTTGGAGCTGACGGTCTGGGACCAGGCCCGGGTCCGTGAGGAAGAGAGCCAGTTCCTAGGAGAG GTCCTGGTAGAACTGGATTCAGCGCTGCTGGACGACCAGCCTCACTGGTACAAGCTGCAGCTTCACGACGTCTCCTCTCTGCCGCTGCCTAACGCCTCCCCCTACCTGCAGAGGAGAGTACTGCAGCCCGAAGACACTCTGAGCAGCAGAAGGCTGCAGA ggtCTCAGAGGATCAGTGACAGCGAGTTCTCAGATTATGACTGTGAAGACGGAATCGGGGTGATATCAG ACTACAGGCAGAATGGGCGGGACTTCCATAGCTCCACCCTCTCGGTGCCGGAGCAGGGGATGATGGGTAACCACAGCTCTCGCTCCGACATGGTGCGGATGAGGTCACGGTCGCCGAGTCAACCGCCACCTCAGAG GTACAGTCGGCAGACAGATCGGCGGGAGTATTATTACAGTCGCTCTCGGTCAGCAGACCAGCGAGCGATGGTGGACCGACCAGTCTACACCCGCTCGCATTCCACTGATCGGGCTGACTCCGCCCACCCCGGCTGCAGACGCTCCGCCCCTCCGTCCCCTAGCGTGACCAG AACAAACCTGCGAGGTGGGTCAGCGCAGACCAGCCCTTCAGGAACTCCAGTCTGTGGCCGTCGAAGTCGTCAGCTGCCAATCGTCCCACCCAAAGGAGCTCCAGACAGAA GTACACTGAAGGATCCATCAAAG ATGAGGGACAGTCTGTCCTTGAAGTCATCGGACAGTGACGTCAGCGAGGTGTCGGCCATGTCGGTGGACGTCCGCTCTGCCTCTAGGATCAG CCAGGTGGAGGGCCAGTCGGTGGACTTGGGGTCAGAGGGTGCACAGGAAGTAGTGGGTGAGACAGAGGGCGGAGCCATTCTGCAAAAGAGCCAATCattggaggagggagaagagggggaggaggcagcGCCCGAGACGTCAAA gccAGCAGCAGGGGCACCCATCACGAAGTCGTCAAGCGTCGGTGGCGAGATCTGCTCACTGGGACGcaacgacgacgacgacgacgacaaaAAGCGCCGCTCGAGCTTCGGGGCAAAGATGATGGGCTTGGTGGGACTGGGGAAGAAGAGCCAGAGCGCCTCGCAGCTCAACCCCGAGG aagaggagaagaagaaaaaggcggTGAGACTTCCTGTGCAGAGGAGCGTCGAAACCGGGTTGGCTGTTGAGTTTAAAGCTCGATTCACGCGGCAGCCGAGCCGCGACCCGGATGCAGAGGATCCCAAACCCGGAGC TTTGATATTTCCTGGAGTGAAGCTGGCATCAGACAAACAGTTCACAGGATTCCTGGAGGGTTTAGGCCCCGCCCAGTTGGCAGGACGCCAAACCCTAGCCACACCCCCTATGG GTGACATTCAGATCGGAATGGTGTACAGGAAGGAGCGCCTGGATGTGGAGGTGATCCGGGCCCGGGGGCTCGTGGGAAAACAAGGCAACAAGAACACACCAG ctccaTATGTGAAGGTGTATCTAATGGATAACGGGAAGTGTGTGTTGAAGAGACGAACTCGTTTGGCCAGAAAAACACTGGACCCCCTTTATCAGCAACAGCTTCAGTTTGAAGAACACCCGGAAGGAAAAGTtctgcag aTCATCGTGTGGGGCGATTATGGCCGAATGGATCACAAATCCTTCATGGGCGCCGCTCAGATCTTATTGGACGATCTGGATCTATCCAACATGGTTATTGGTTGGTTTAAACTGTTTCCAGCCACATCATTGGTGGACCCTGCTTTGGCCCCACTGACCAACAAGGAGGCAGAGGGCAAGTCATAG